In Musa acuminata AAA Group cultivar baxijiao chromosome BXJ2-10, Cavendish_Baxijiao_AAA, whole genome shotgun sequence, a genomic segment contains:
- the LOC135624232 gene encoding high-affinity nitrate transporter-activating protein 2.1-like, which yields MQDLFGFPLVSRLGTKYKKPPSTKGAPTIEGKEEPMAALLSCQVRVLHLLLCYLGPSAAVLFSSVPKTLIVTASPSPGQVLYAGVDQMNVTWAINQSLPGATVSAYKKVKVSFCYAPASQADRGWRKTDDNLKKDKTCQFKITTQPYATAGSVTYTVERSIPTATFFVRAYVLDSEDAEVAYGQSTDAQKTTNLFDVVGITGRHASLGIAAACLSAFSVVALAFFFVVEKRKAKK from the exons ATGCAAGATCTATTTGGCTTTCCACTGGTCAGTCGATTGGGAACTAAATATAAGAAGCCACCATCAACCAAGGGAGCTCCCACAATTGAAGGCAAAGAAGAACCAATGGCTGCTTTGCTCTCGTGTCAAGTCAGggttctccacctcctcctctgtTATCTCGGGCCTTCTGCGGCGGTGCTGTTCTCCTCCGTCCCTAAGACTCTCATAGTCACTGCATCCCCAAGTCCAGGCCAAG TGTTGTATGCTGGCGTCGACCAGATGAACGTGACCTGGGCGATCAACCAGAGCCTGCCGGGGGCCACCGTCTCAGCCTACAAGAAGGTGAAGGTGAGCTTCTGCTACGCTCCGGCGAGCCAAGCCGACCGCGGGTGGCGCAAGACGGACGACAACCTAAAGAAGGACAAGACGTGCCAGTTCAAGATCACCACCCAGCCCTACGCCACCGCCGGCTCCGTGACGTACACCGTGGAGCGCAGCATCCCCACGGCCACCTTCTTCGTAAGAGCCTACGTGCTGGACTCCGAGGACGCGGAGGTCGCCTACGGGCAGAGCACCGACGCCCAGAAGACCACCAACCTGTTCGACGTTGTCGGGATCACGGGCCGGCATGCGTCGCTGGGCATCGCCGCAGCGTGCTTGTCGGCCTTCTCTGTCGTCGCGCTCGCTTTCTTCTTCGTCGTCGAGAAGAGAAAGGCTAAGAAGTAA
- the LOC135625941 gene encoding uncharacterized protein LOC135625941, protein MQDPLFTFPSCFAPGERLPEDPTTAAATKSGQSIVTSIYRTKIAGHCRLITVTWCRDVLVRGLSVSVDDEGSGSGTESCGGGGGNQLVCFKVEMRPWHFWRKHGSRRFQVEGKAVDVLWDLRSAKFSGEPEPQSGFYVAVASDHELVLLLGDNKKEAYRKTGCRPATIDATLVSRKEHVFGRTRFVTRARFQDKDRPHEIAIEYSSSSGGCSIGGNIDPEMVVKIDGSVAIHVKHLQWKFRGNECITVSRARVEVYWDVHDWLFSPGLRHAMFIFKPITLLSSSMPLSSSSSSTVDKHIALMTGSSGFCLFLYAWKLD, encoded by the coding sequence ATGCAGGACCCGCTATTTACGTTTCCTTCCTGCTTCGCTCCCggcgagcggctccccgaggatcCCACCACCGCAGCTGCGACCAAGTCGGGCCAGAGCATCGTCACGTCCATTTACCGCACCAAGATCGCAGGCCACTGCCGGCTGATCACCGTCACCTGGTGCCGGGACGTGCTGGTCCGCGGCCTCTCGGTGTCGGTCGACGACGAGGGCTCAGGGAGCGGTACCGAaagctgcggcggcggcggcggcaaccaGCTGGTTTGCTTCAAGGTGGAGATGCGGCCATGGCACTTCTGGCGCAAGCACGGCTCGAGGCGCTTCCAGGTGGAAGGGAAGGCCGTGGACGTCCTGTGGGACCTTCGGAGCGCGAAATTCTCCGGCGAGCCGGAGCCGCAGTCCGGCTTCTACGTCGCGGTGGCCTCCGACCACGAGCTGGTGCTTCTGCTGGGCGACAACAAGAAGGAGGCCTACCGGAAAACCGGGTGCCGCCCGGCCACCATCGACGCCACCCTGGTGTCCAGGAAGGAGCACGTCTTCGGGAGGACGCGGTTCGTGACGCGAGCTCGGTTCCAGGACAAGGACAGGCCGCACGAGATCGCCATCGAgtacagcagcagcagcggcggctgtAGCATCGGCGGCAACATCGACCCGGAGATGGTGGTCAAGATCGACGGCTCGGTGGCCATCCACGTGAAGCATCTGCAGTGGAAGTTCCGGGGTAACGAGTGCATCACGGTGAGCAGGGCGCGAGTGGAGGTGTACTGGGACGTCCACGACTGGCTCTTCAGTCCGGGGCTGAGGCACGCCATGTTCATCTTCAAGCCCATCACGCTGCTCAGCTCCTCGATGCCGCTGTCGTCTTCTTCCTCGAGCACCGTCGACAAACACATTGCGCTCATGACGGGCTCCTCGGGGTTCTGCTTGTTCCTCTATGCATGGAAGTTAGATTGA